In a genomic window of Glycine max cultivar Williams 82 chromosome 13, Glycine_max_v4.0, whole genome shotgun sequence:
- the LOC100816145 gene encoding Vesicle transport v-SNARE 11-like produces MSNVFEGYERQYCELSANLAKKCTAAGVLNGEQKKQKVSEVKAGIDEAEALIRKMDLEARSLQPNIKGVLLAKLREYKSDLNNLKSEVKKIVSGNLNPSARDELLESGMADAMTASADQRTRLMVSTERLNKTSDRVKDSRRTMLETEELGVSILQDLHSQRQSLLHAHNTLHGVDDNIGKSKKILTNMSRRMNKNKWVIGGIVLVLIIAIIVILYFKLSK; encoded by the exons ATGAGCAACGTGTTCGAGGGATACGAACGCCAATACTGTGAGCTCTCGGCGAATCTAGCGAAAAAGTGCACTGCTGCTGGTGTTCTTAATGGAG AGCAAAAGAAACAGAAAGTTTCTGAAGTAAAGGCTGGAATTGATGAAGCAGAAGCTTTG ATTAGAAAAATGGACCTTGAGGCAAGAAGTTTACAGCCAAACATCAAGGGTGTGCTTCTTGCTAAGTTGCGAGAGTATAAATCGGATCTCAACAATCTTAAAAGTGAAGTTAAGAAAATTGTATCTGGTAACTTAAACCCTTCTGCACGGGATGAATTGTTGGAATCAGGCATGGCAGATGCTATGACG GCATCTGCTGATCAGAGAACAAGATTAATGGTGTCAACTGAGAGGTTGAATAAGACCAGTGATAGAGTTAAGGATAGTAGGAGAACAATGTTGGAAACAGAAGAGCTTGGTGTCTCAATTCTTCAAGATTTGCATTCACAGCGGCAATCTCTATTGCATGCACATAACACG CTCCATGGAGTGGATGATAACATAGGCAAGAGCAAGAAAATTTTGACCAACATGTCAAGAAGGATGAACAAGAACAAATGGGTTATTGGTGGCATTGTTTTGGTCCTGATTATAGCTATCATCGTGATCCTGTACTTCAAGCTTTCTAAATAG